The genomic stretch CTGTAACAAAACCAACGAATGCTACGTAAACAAGAAAGCTAAGGTAAAGCTCAAGTGCAGGTTGAGACTTACGAAACAGGTAAAAGAGCTTTCGGCTTTGTTGCTCGGCAGAAGAAACCGAGCTAGGGTTTATGTATTAGCCTCTTATACAATAGAAGACGAAAAGATTAATACTAAAATGAGCCACGGCTTTCCGGGCTGGTTTGTCCTTGTGTAAAATTGTCAATCCAAAGGCCCAACAAATGAAGACTTCATAGTATTAGATCCATaggcaatagttataccatgtaCCCGGATCCATCTTGTAAGGTGAGCTTATCACagtttacatattgaatgttcaatTATATATGCGTATGGGCTGTGGCTTTGTGTACCCtccattgtaattttttttaattatgatgAGAGAAAACCATAATCAAGATTATCTAAAAGTGTTATTGGATAACTCTTCAATAAAGATTATATGAGTGGCTCAATCAAGAGAATATTGACcaaaattaaacttgtgaccTTTAGATATAAGCGTTATACTATACTCACTCGACCATCTTTTCGAGACACttgaatgaaaattttcttcttttattagTAATGGGAAAATCTGCCGTTATTACCTAAAAGTGTGTATTGAATAAATTCCACCATATAATCTTAACTGATAAAAGaccacaagaaaataaataaatttaagttacCCCACGTATTGGTTGCGGAATTGGGTCTTTTATTTGTTGCCTGAAAGTGGtgattaaaagttaaaacaattTACGGTCAGTCGGTCAAGTCAATTTAGACTATATGTTCTTTTATAACTattctaacattttttttcaaaaaaaaaaaaaaggaaaaaaaaactattctaACATTTAAGTCTCTTACTTTTATggcacgtttggttcgcggaataggcctggaatggaatagcattcccagtaataggtCTATTCCGCTGTTTGGTAAAACCTcctattcccaggaacattgttcctgggaatgacctattccccttgcaaggggaatagagattcctagggtccccctaggtattaggctattcctgagttctcaggaatagcctaatgtTGTTATTTCCAATATTACCTAAtggcgttttggagaaagatCTTCCTTTTTTCAAAACGctcttatattattaaaaaaaaaaaaattgtaactaagagcaattaaaGCTACTTACATGAAAGAGTTTTTGGCTCTTTATTCCCTACACCAACCAAACATTGTAATATAATTCATAAAGTCTATTCCTTGCTAAATGGAAGTAGAATAATCCACTTTGACCAATATCgtcccctttttttttatttgaagcAGTATAGTCCATTTTTGTAACATCATAGAGACATAGAAATTAACGGCATGGGTCTATGTATAGAGCACTGCCGTGGCAAAATAGCAATTAATGCGTCACCAAATTAGATTACGCCGAAACGGCCACCGCCTTCGTAAAGCAAGCGGATCGGAGGCGGTGTCCAATCGTCTTCCCCTCCTGCTATCTTTACCTCAGGCAGTGTTCATCTTCATTGTCTTTTCTGCATTTACTGTTTTCTTCTCCATCTCCACCGCTACCGGTCGTTACTCTCTTATTTTCGCACTGTTGCTtccctttgctttgttttattggtttaattttgtttgcagtttttgtgtttttcctctcgttattttgacgagtttcttcctctcgtttacttggcgaggttttttttttcatatgcgtgaaacgataaaactagtcataGCGTACATGAATCTCATCCTGggtgacaaacatgacaatgaGAAAGAGACTCCtatgaactatgatatgcagttcaACCCAATtgagatattgtcaatggatagaagaatggaaatagatactcaggtggtatgcaagactattcaaccagtgtcagccttgggtacgtttgaccaaatcattaaagaagctttaagttcgttcaaagaattcagcttcaaatttgtgaaacagtctgcgaatcaagttttctatgCTAGGAAAGTTGTTTTTATGtctgtaaggaatgtttgaccattccaacgatctttattgtaaacgttccagcctatgattaatgaattagcttcttattttcaaaaaaaaaaaaaaattagattacgCCGGGGTTGGGTTGCTTTCTAGAAACACCATTAGTAGCGACAGGCACGCATTACAGGGGACCCCAATTACACATCCACACACCGCACATAATAGGGCCGAGCTGATTCAGCTTGATGTGGAGATGGATTAGGAAGGAGCAACAGACTATCTTCTGGGCCCCCTATACATACCTCAAAGAATTTTCGCTTTACTCAGGTGGCAACTAAATATCAAAGATATAAAGATGACAAAAGTACTaactttttttatataaaggCATACCAAGGACACACACATCCACAGGTGCATCAGTACGCAAGAGTAGCAGAGATTATTACAGTACCAGATGAACATGAACATAGCAGCAGTATTAACTCTACTGCACTTAGGTTtatatactacacacacatAGAAGGATCAAGGATTTCCTTGGGTATTAAGTACTATTTCAGAATAGTTTTGATCTGTCCCCCACCCTgatataacatatatttttataataaagaGGGGGCAGGATTTAGCTGTCTGGAAGAAATCAGGGATGGACTTGAGGTTTCTCCAGGTCTTCGAGGGGGCGGAAGAAGGCTTTCTCCTCCAAAACGGAGTCAACAGTGTGGAAACCACGCTCCCCACTTGCAGTAGCAGGGTTGTTGTCAGTGTCTGGGCCAAACACCCCAGTTTGAGGATGAGGAGCCCAGTACTTATCGGATTGGGGCTGGATTACTTCATCTGGGACCACAGATGGCTGGGCATGTTCCTCTGGGTTCTTGTCGTAGACAGATACGTGTACACCCCTCCTGAACAAGTTTAATCAAACTGATTTATTATAGTAACTAGAATAGCCCAAGGTATTAAGGGAGAAATGAGGTTTGGTTTTGTCAGTCAGATTCAgaatatgataataatgatcCATTTGACATTAATACATATTCCACCTACTTGTGTTCCCTCCTTTGGGTCccaacactattttttttaatctcaacACTAGATAAATATTACACCAGTTGTGGGTATGACCAACAGACACGAGGTAGGTAGTCACATGCCAAGATTTTTGGTGTCCTTCAGGCATGGGCTAATAACCACGTGATCAGTACATCAAACAATTACAGTAGATGAGAATCTGGAACTAGTTGATTTTTATGACACAAACATAACAAAATGCTTACACACGTCACACGTTTGATTCTATATTTTGCTATCAGTGGCCTGCCTTTAGATAAGATCAAAAGCTATAAGCTGCTGGGAAATTAGAACTAAATATGGAACAGAATGCTCATGTATGCACAGAAACAGAAATCAGCTTTTACTAGATTAATTTGGGAGCATAAAAGAGTTAGATCACTAAAAGCCTTAAACAAGATTTTGAATCAATATGTCAACCATAGAATAGAGATGCAGGTGGAGCAAATCATTCAATAAGCAGTGAAGCACATAGTTTGTGAGAGgagaaatttaaataataatgtatCAGCTATTATGGctatttcttcttccttttctgCTTTATTAAGATAACTTTTTACTCATCTTTTTGTGTTGGGAAATGGGCACATAGGCATTAAGAAGTGCCCTTCAATGAGGATTATCACTAACCAACTACCGGACAACCACCTTGAAAACTTCAGAAAGTTGAGATAACTTCAACCCCACATGTCCAATCCGATGCTACTAACTTTATTTGGTTAGATAGGAAAACCGTACTCTTCTCTTGGATTGCACACTCAATTACTTTAAAGAAGAGTAAAGAGGCAATTACAACTATACCCTGCTACAAGGCAAAAATCCTTGGTTTTGCCATCAGGATGGGTCAATTGTCCTTTTCCATTCGCCCACCCAACACCACCATGGTATTTTTTTAATGTCGATGACTAaagattaaagaaaatatttcttcaaaaaaaaaaagattaaagaaaatatctcaccaaaaaaatattagaaaaatctCAATTCTTTAGCCAGTAAAGCTGTAGTTCACTACCCACCGCCCACCACCTACCAGTCTACCACCCAGCAACAATCAGGGAAAAGTTAAAAGGAACAACAAATCTATCGATTGTacaaataagaaaatttcagcttttAGTTCTAGTTGAAAGATCATTATGGTACCAAAATCTATAGGTGAGCAATAATAAAAAGCATCATGCAAAAGAACATTCAATAAATACTTAATTTccactctatattcaacaggcCAAATACTCAAACCTACAAAAGATACTGCCCTCGTATATCGTGATGATCGTCCAAATCTAACAAATTTCCAAAGATTACCTTCAAGCCTAACACCAAACTCAAGTtctatatatcaaaatttttccaACAGTTTGCTTATGCAGGAAAGTATCCACCAAAACAGGCTCCCAAAACTGAAAACTTCACCCTTACACAATACGGAAATGAATGTGAAAACTATAAATCACAAAAATACAGCTAACAGAAGACGGCGACGAGCAAACAGATACACAAACACATACAAAAACGATCGTGTATGCA from Ipomoea triloba cultivar NCNSP0323 chromosome 12, ASM357664v1 encodes the following:
- the LOC116000163 gene encoding late embryogenesis abundant protein At5g17165-like, yielding MAANLQSRGVASFGKLFVSKISSNTRNSASLSRRGVHVSVYDKNPEEHAQPSVVPDEVIQPQSDKYWAPHPQTGVFGPDTDNNPATASGERGFHTVDSVLEEKAFFRPLEDLEKPQVHP